The genomic stretch CGACGTAACGGATCCGGTAATCGACCCTTCACAGGCATTCGCGGCCGCCGGCAACGCAGGCATCGGGACCCCGGTAGGCACGATCACCGCCTCCGACAACGTCGGTGTTGCCGGCTTCACCGTCACCGGCGGCAACGGCTCAACCGTGTTCGACGTCGCAGCAGACGGTGTGATCACCGTCGCCGGTCCACTCGACTTCTCTGCCAACCCGGTCTATGAACTCGTGGTGGTCGCCTCCGACGACGCCGGAAACACTTCCCTTCCCGAGACGGTGGCCATTCTCGGCGCGATTCCCTCCTGGACCCACTACTCCAGCGCCACCGGCGAGTTGCCCACGCCGTCGACGTCCTCTGCACAGACCGCCTCACTCGTGCTGGATGTCGACAAGGATGGTGACCTCGACTTCGTGATCGCCGGCCGCCCTCCGGGCCCTTCGCTGGTCTGGTTCGAGCGCAGTAGCACCGGCTGGACCGAGCACGTAATCGAAACTGGCGGACTCATGATCGAAGCCGGCGGTGCCTTCGCCGACATCGACGGTGACGGAGATCCGGACATTGTCATGGGAGGAGACGTACCCGACAGCCAGGTGTGGTGGTGGGAGAATCCCTACCCCGACTACACGTCGGGTGTGGGATGGACCAGACGCGTGCTGGCTTCCTCCAGTAGCTTCACCTACCTGCACGATCAGATCTTCGGTGATTTCGATGGTGACGGGGCTCTGGAGATGGCTTTCTGGGACCGAGGCGGCTCCGCCCTGCAACTGGCGGAAATCCCCGCCGACCCGCTCACCACTCAACCCTGGGTGCACACCCAGATCTACTCCTACTCCGGCACCACACGCTACGGGCTCGCCACGGCCGACATCGACCTCGACGGCAAGGTCGACATCGTCGGTGGCGGCATGTGGTTCAAGCACAACGGCGGTACCAGCTACACGCCCAATGTGATCGACCCAGTGCCCAACCTGCGGGTGGCCGTCGGCCAGCTGATCCCCGGAGGACGCCCCGAAGTCGTCACGGTGGAGCATCAGGGTGTAGGCCGTCTGCGCTGGCATCAGTGGGACGGCACCGCGTGGCAGGAATACACCCTCCTCGACAACCTCACCGATGTCCACACCCTCGACATCGGCGACATCAATGGAGACGGCTTCCTGGATATCTTCCTCGCGGAGATGCGCATCGACAGCGGAAACCCGGGGGCGCGCATGTGGGTACTCCTCGGTGACGGAACCGGGCGGTTTGCGACCACGATCGTCGCCACCGGCTTCGGTAATCATGAATCGAGACTGGGAGATCTCGACGCCGACGGCGATATCGACATTCTCGACAAGCCCTTCAACTGGGACACACCCCGTGTCGATCTGTGGCTCAACAGCGGCACCCCCGAGCTGAATATCCGACCCGTGGCCGATATCGTCACCAACACCACCACCGGGCTCGTGCCGCTCACGGTGGATTTCGACGGACGGGGATCCTCTGACGACGGAAGCATCGTCTCCTACGAATGGGACTTCGGGGACGGGAACTCCGCCGTCGGCGACCTGGTGACCCACACCTATACGGCTTCCGGCGACTTCACCGCCCAGTTGACCGTCACAGACGACCTCGGGGCTTCTTCGACCGCCACCGTCACCATCTCCGTCACCAGCCCCGACACCAACCCGCCGGTCATCTCCGGAATCGGTGCCATCACGACGATGAACTCGGCAACGGTCACATGGACCACCGACGAAGTTGCGACCAGCCGCCTGGAATGGGGCACCGCCACCGGCGTTTACACGCTCGGTTCTGCCGAGGATCTCACTCCCAAGACCTCCCACAGCCTGGATGCCATCGGCCTCGACCCCGCCACCACCTACCACTACCGGGTCATCTCCACCGACGGATCGGCCAACACTGCCACCTCCGGCGACCTCACCTTCACGACCGAGGCGGACTCCGCTCCGGTCATCGACATCTGGTATGGCGCCAACCAGCGCTTCGGGCATCTGGGCCGGCCGCAGGTGTGGGTCGACATCCTCGGCAACGTGCAGGATCCGGACGGTGTCGCCACCCTGACGTTCAGCCTCAACGGCGGTCCCGACCAGACCATGTCGATGGGACCCGACACCCGCCGCCTACTCATGCCCGGCGACTTCAACGCCCAGATAGCCACGTCCGACTTGAACTCGGGCGACAATACGGTCGTCATCACCGCGATCGACACGGGCGGCATCACCGCCACCGAGACGGTAACGGTGAACTGGACCCCCGGAGTGACGTGGGCGCTCCCCTACTCGATCGTGTGGTCCACCGCCTCCGTCATCCAGGATGTCGCTCAGGTCGTGGACGGCAAGTGGGAACTGAGCGCACAGGGAGTCCGGCCGCTGGAGCTCGGCTACGACCGGCTCATCGACATCGGCGACGTCACCTGGACCGACTATGAGATCACCGTGCCGGTCACCCTCAACGGGCTGGACACCAGCTACGACTGGTCCACGGGACCCAGCTACGGGCCGGCACTGGGAGTCCTGATGCGCTGGGACGGCCACGACGACTGGGACGGCAGCCAACCGACCTGGGGCTGGTACCCGATGGGTGCCTTCGGCATGCAGCGCTGGCGGGCCGGCGGAACCGAGTCGCTACAGATCATGGGCAATGAGGGAACGCTCGAAGCCGAGGACACGTCCCGCACGCTCACCATCGGTGAGACCTACATCTACAAGATGCGGGTCGAGTCCAACGCCGGGGGCGCGCTCTACAGCCTCAAGGTGTGGAACCAGTCACAAGCGGAGCCCGCCGGATGGGACCTCACCGACCAGGAGGCCCTCACGGATCCGCAGAACGGATCGGTGCTGCTGGTAGCCCATCACGTCGATGCCACGTTCGGCGACGTCACCATCACCGCCGTCGTCGATGTCGACCCCCCGGTGATCAGCGGCGTCACGGCGAGCACTACCGACATCTCGGCAACCGTCTCCTGGGCCACCGATGAAGCAGCTGCAAGCCGACTCGAGTGGGGTCCGGCCAGCGGCGATTACTCGCTGGGCTCCTCGCAGGATCCGACGCTGAAGACGGCGCATAGTCTTCAAGCGACCGGACTCGACCCCGACACGACATACCACTACCGGGTCATCTCCACCGACGGGTCGGCCAACACGGCCATCTCTCCCGACTACACCTTCACCACCCAATCGGCGGGTATCGACCCGTCAGGACTCGTCTCCGACGAGTTCAACGGAACCTCCCTCGACACATCCGTCTGGAGCACCTTCGACCCGCTCGGAGATGGCGGCATCACCGTGACCGGTGGACATTTGGAGCTGTCGGTGGGGGCCGGACCGGCTCACGACCCCTGGTCGGGCGGCAACACGACCGTTCGAGCCATGCAGGCCGCCAACGACACCGACTTCGAAGTGGTGGCGAAGTTCGACTCAACGGTCACGTCGACGTACCAGGGCCAAGGCATCCTGGTGGAAGAGTCGCCCACCCGGTTCCTGCGTTTCGACGTCTATTCGTACTCGGGAAGCGTGCACGTCTTCTCGGCGTTCATCGACGGCAGCAGCGTCACCACCCAGCTCGACACGGTGGTGCCGTTGAGCGCTCCCATGTGGTTCCGTGTCAATCGGACCGGACAGACCTGGACCTATTCCACATCAACGAATGGAACTGCCTGGACGCAGCGGGTGAGCTTCACACAGCCGATCACGGTTACCGCGGTCGGGGTGTTCGCAGGCAACTTCCCCGACGGCACCGCTCCCGCCCACACGGCGCTGGTGGACAGCTTCATCAACACCACCGGGACAGCGCCCTGACCGGCGGCGACGCGGACTCTCCACCCCCGTTCTCGTGACGGTTCGATGGGATTATTCCCGTGAAGCGTCACGAGAACGGGCGGTCGTCGATGGACCACGTCTAGTCTCAAACCTCACGCCCAGGAGTGTGCATGTCTCGACGGTCCGTCATCCTGCGTCTGTGCGCAGTCGCAGTCGTCTCCGCCGTTGCAGCCGGATGTGTCCGCACGAGCTCGGTCGGCAACACGACGGCCACCACCACGACCACTGCCCCGGCCACCACCACGACAACAGCGGCCCCTGCGCCGACGTCAACAACCGTCCCCCCGATCGGCGACCTCGTGGAAGGTCTGGCCGACCTGCCTTTCGCCGAGTTCCTCGAGACATCCTACGGGCGACTCATCTCCAGAGATCCGGAGTTCCTCACCTCCCTCGGTGTGGCAGATCGGTACGGGCTTGGCAACGATCGCCTCAACGACCTCTCGGACTCGTATGTCCGTCAGACGCAGAATCTGGAATCGGCGATCCTGGAACTGCTTCACGCCTATGACCGCGATGCCCTGTCGCCGGAAGAGCAAACCTCCTACGACGTGTACGAGTGGTACTTGGACGAGTTGGTACGCGGACACGAGTTCATGTACCACGACTACCCGGTCCACTACTTCCTCACCAGCTACAACGACAACCTGCTCCGTCTCTTCACCGAAGATCAGCCCATGGCGACAAAAGGCGACGCCGAGGACTACATCTCCCGGCTGAAGCAGATCCACACGCAGGTCGGCCAGCTCCTCGAAGGCCTCGAGATCCGCCGGGATCTGGGCGTCGTTCCGCCGCGTTTCATCCTTCTCAGAACCCTTCGAACCCTGAGAAACGATCTTGGTTCCAGCTCACCAACCCTCGAATCCATCCGCGCCGACACCCTTCCACTGTTCACGGTGTTTCGAGACAAGATCGAGAAGATAGACGAGCTCGACGCCACCGACCACGACCGTCTCCTGACCGAGGCGCGCACGGCGGTGGCCGAGTCGTTCGTGCCCGCATGGCTCGCCCTCATCGATCATCTCAACTCGATCGAGCCGCTCACCACCAACGACGCCGGTGTGTGGCGGCTTCCCGATGGCGACGCCTACTACGCGTACCT from Actinomycetota bacterium encodes the following:
- a CDS encoding PKD domain-containing protein: PWLGTFCLVALYDKALTPTEITQNYDAGCTIPTGPDVTDPVIDPSQAFAAAGNAGIGTPVGTITASDNVGVAGFTVTGGNGSTVFDVAADGVITVAGPLDFSANPVYELVVVASDDAGNTSLPETVAILGAIPSWTHYSSATGELPTPSTSSAQTASLVLDVDKDGDLDFVIAGRPPGPSLVWFERSSTGWTEHVIETGGLMIEAGGAFADIDGDGDPDIVMGGDVPDSQVWWWENPYPDYTSGVGWTRRVLASSSSFTYLHDQIFGDFDGDGALEMAFWDRGGSALQLAEIPADPLTTQPWVHTQIYSYSGTTRYGLATADIDLDGKVDIVGGGMWFKHNGGTSYTPNVIDPVPNLRVAVGQLIPGGRPEVVTVEHQGVGRLRWHQWDGTAWQEYTLLDNLTDVHTLDIGDINGDGFLDIFLAEMRIDSGNPGARMWVLLGDGTGRFATTIVATGFGNHESRLGDLDADGDIDILDKPFNWDTPRVDLWLNSGTPELNIRPVADIVTNTTTGLVPLTVDFDGRGSSDDGSIVSYEWDFGDGNSAVGDLVTHTYTASGDFTAQLTVTDDLGASSTATVTISVTSPDTNPPVISGIGAITTMNSATVTWTTDEVATSRLEWGTATGVYTLGSAEDLTPKTSHSLDAIGLDPATTYHYRVISTDGSANTATSGDLTFTTEADSAPVIDIWYGANQRFGHLGRPQVWVDILGNVQDPDGVATLTFSLNGGPDQTMSMGPDTRRLLMPGDFNAQIATSDLNSGDNTVVITAIDTGGITATETVTVNWTPGVTWALPYSIVWSTASVIQDVAQVVDGKWELSAQGVRPLELGYDRLIDIGDVTWTDYEITVPVTLNGLDTSYDWSTGPSYGPALGVLMRWDGHDDWDGSQPTWGWYPMGAFGMQRWRAGGTESLQIMGNEGTLEAEDTSRTLTIGETYIYKMRVESNAGGALYSLKVWNQSQAEPAGWDLTDQEALTDPQNGSVLLVAHHVDATFGDVTITAVVDVDPPVISGVTASTTDISATVSWATDEAAASRLEWGPASGDYSLGSSQDPTLKTAHSLQATGLDPDTTYHYRVISTDGSANTAISPDYTFTTQSAGIDPSGLVSDEFNGTSLDTSVWSTFDPLGDGGITVTGGHLELSVGAGPAHDPWSGGNTTVRAMQAANDTDFEVVAKFDSTVTSTYQGQGILVEESPTRFLRFDVYSYSGSVHVFSAFIDGSSVTTQLDTVVPLSAPMWFRVNRTGQTWTYSTSTNGTAWTQRVSFTQPITVTAVGVFAGNFPDGTAPAHTALVDSFINTTGTAP
- a CDS encoding DUF885 domain-containing protein; amino-acid sequence: MSRRSVILRLCAVAVVSAVAAGCVRTSSVGNTTATTTTTAPATTTTTAAPAPTSTTVPPIGDLVEGLADLPFAEFLETSYGRLISRDPEFLTSLGVADRYGLGNDRLNDLSDSYVRQTQNLESAILELLHAYDRDALSPEEQTSYDVYEWYLDELVRGHEFMYHDYPVHYFLTSYNDNLLRLFTEDQPMATKGDAEDYISRLKQIHTQVGQLLEGLEIRRDLGVVPPRFILLRTLRTLRNDLGSSSPTLESIRADTLPLFTVFRDKIEKIDELDATDHDRLLTEARTAVAESFVPAWLALIDHLNSIEPLTTNDAGVWRLPDGDAYYAYLLRNQTSTDLSPEEIHQIGLEAVERVRTEMRAVFDDLGYPQDVGLGPLRKRAAEEAGFLSGSTADGRRQVLETFEALIDEAERRSPKYFDLLPKAEVIVVPEQVGAGGFYMPASVDGIRPGVFHAGVTGGRIPTYTMPTITYHETVPGHHLQIALAQELDLPSFRRYYQYNAYAEGWALYAEKLASEMGLYEDDPYGDIGRLELELLRAVRLVTDTGIHSMGWTRQKAQGYMNRYVPTWAHEVERYVVVPAQATGYMIGQQEILRLREKAADALGDDFDIAEFHDVVLGGGSIPLDVLERRIDEYIAGKAR